GAATTCCTCTTCTGTTAGTTGCGGAATATTAAGTTCTTCTGCTTTCTTTTGTTTTGACCCGCCTTTTTCGCCGATTAAAACGTAATCCGTTTTAGAACTGACAGAGGAACTGACTTTTCCGCCGCCGCGTTCAATGAGTGCTTGAGCTTCACTGCGAGTCAACCCACTCAGTTTGCCCGTCAGCACAAACTTTTTCCCAGCAAAGATTTGGGCAGCAGTATCAGAAGCAGATGTTTCTGGAACGTCTGAGTGGAGATTCAGCCCAGCATTTTGTAATTGTTGGACAAGGGCTTGATTGGCTTCGATTCTAAACCATTGATGAACTGATCGCGCAATTTCATCGCCAATGCCTTCTACCGCTTTTAAATCTTCCACACTAGCTGCTGCTAACTGTTCCACAGTCGGGAAATATTCTGCTAACGTTTCGGCATTGACTTTCCCCACATAGCGAATCCCTAAGCCATATAAGACGCGGGACCAAGGCTGGGTTTTCGACTGCGCGATCGCGTTAACCAAACTACTCGCCAGTTGTTTGCCCACCCGTTCCAACTCGGTTAATTGCTCAACCGTTAAGTGATATAAATCTGCGACGGATTTGACTAAATCCTGACTGACCAGATTTTCAACCAGCTTCTCCCCCAATCCATTAATATCCATCGCATCCCGAGAAGCCCAATGCACCAGACTCCCACGTAAAATCGCTGGACAAGAGACATTCACACAGCGCGTAACCGCTTCCCCTTCTGGGCGCACCAAAGGTGATCCACATTCTGGGCAATGTGTGGGCATCATAAAGGGTGCTGCCTCTTCCGGGCGTAACTCAGGTAACACGCGGACAATTTCCGGGATGATATCCCCCGCTTTTCGCACCACTACCGTATCGCCAATGCGGACATCCAACTCCTTGATAAAATCAGTATTGTGCAAGGTTGCCCGTTGCACCGTGGTTCCCGCCAGAGAAACTGGTTCTAAATGAGCAAGGGGGGTAACCGCGCCGGTACGCCCGACATTGACGGTAATGGCTTTTAACTGGGTGGGGGCTTCTTGGGCCGAAAACTTCAGCGCGATCGCCCAACGCGGAAACTTTTGCGTAAATCCCAGTTTCTGCTGCAGTTGATAAGAATTAATTTTGACCACGACCCCATCAGTTTCGTAGGGGAGTTGGTCTCGTTTCTCTTCCGATTCTTGGAAAAATGCGCCCACTTCCTGCAAAGAGTGACAAACCGTCCGCTTGGGATTGACTTTAAATCCCATCTCTTCTAGAAGATCCAACGATTCAGCTTGGGTCGTCGGTTGAATGGGGGAATTTTCATCAACGATATACAACGTGTAAGCAAAAAAATCGAGCTGACGCTGGGCGACCACTTTCGGATCGAGTTGTCTTAATGTCCCTGAGGTTGCATTCCGCGGATTAGCAAAGAGGGCTTCTCCTTTCTCGGTACGGGCTTGATTAATTTTTTCAA
This DNA window, taken from Cyanobacteria bacterium GSL.Bin1, encodes the following:
- the ligA gene encoding NAD-dependent DNA ligase LigA, with protein sequence MNKTEAWVNQLRRQLQRANYAYYLQDNPIMQDEVYDRLYRELQALEEKYPELVTPDSPTQRVGGGVAERFESVKHNIPLYSLENAFDLGELAQWVARWQNQVPDETAVDYVCELKIDGNALALTYEDGILVRAVTRGDGETGEEITNNVRTIRTVPLRLNLEQSPARVEVRGEAFLPRKTFEKINQARTEKGEALFANPRNATSGTLRQLDPKVVAQRQLDFFAYTLYIVDENSPIQPTTQAESLDLLEEMGFKVNPKRTVCHSLQEVGAFFQESEEKRDQLPYETDGVVVKINSYQLQQKLGFTQKFPRWAIALKFSAQEAPTQLKAITVNVGRTGAVTPLAHLEPVSLAGTTVQRATLHNTDFIKELDVRIGDTVVVRKAGDIIPEIVRVLPELRPEEAAPFMMPTHCPECGSPLVRPEGEAVTRCVNVSCPAILRGSLVHWASRDAMDINGLGEKLVENLVSQDLVKSVADLYHLTVEQLTELERVGKQLASSLVNAIAQSKTQPWSRVLYGLGIRYVGKVNAETLAEYFPTVEQLAAASVEDLKAVEGIGDEIARSVHQWFRIEANQALVQQLQNAGLNLHSDVPETSASDTAAQIFAGKKFVLTGKLSGLTRSEAQALIERGGGKVSSSVSSKTDYVLIGEKGGSKQKKAEELNIPQLTEEEFQAILTEADLI